Below is a window of Streptomyces sp. ITFR-16 DNA.
AGAAAGTAAAGGCGGATGGAACCTCGCGGTCCCCTGTCTGCGTTATGGACTGTGACGGTAGCTTCGTGATGGCACGAAGCCCGCACACGACAGATGAAAGGGACTTCCCATGGCAGTAAGCCTGTCCAAGGGCGGCAACGTCTCCCTCACCAAGGAGGCCCCCGGCCTCACCGCCGTCACGGTCGGCCTCGGCTGGGACGTCCGTACCACCACCGGCACCGACTTCGACCTCGACGCCTCGGCGATCGCGGTCAACGCCGCGGGGAAGGTCTTCTCCGACGGTCACTTCGTCTTCTTCAACAACAAGTCGACGCCGGACCAGACCATCGTGCACACCGGTGACAACGTCACGGGTGAGGGCGAGGGCGACGACGAGCAGATCAACGTCAACCTGGCGGGCCTGCCGGCCGACATCGACAAGATCGTCTTCCCGGTGTCGATCTACGACGCCGAGACCCGCAGCCAGAACTTCGGCCAGGTGCGCAACGCCTACATCCGCATCCTGAACCAGGCGGGCGGCAGCGAGATCGCGCGCTACGACCTGAGCGAGGACGCCGCCACCGAGACCGCCATGGTCTTCGGCGAGCTGTACCGCAACGGCGCCGAGTGGAAGTTCCGCGCCGTGGGCCAGGGTTACGCCTCCGGCCTGCGCGGCATCGCCCAGGACTTCGGCGTCAGCCTCTGACCCGAAGCACCTGAAGCACCTGAAGTACCCATCTGTACGGGAGCCCCCGGCCGAACGTCCTGCGGCCGGGGGCTCCCGCATGCCCGCATAGCACATCTCGCGGCCAACAAGGCGAACGCCACGCGGTGTTGTCCGATCGATGGAAGTCCGCCGGATAGCGGACACAGACGAACCCCAGTCGGACAAGAAACGGTCAAAGAAATGTGAGGCATTTGTTAGTACACCGTCAATGTCGGTCATTCAGTGGCACGCTCTCCGCTCGTAACCCCCCACGGAACGAGCAACGGAGAACGCATGACCCCCCACATGAACACCCGTCGCGCCGCAGCCCTGGCCGCCGTGGCCGCGATGGTCGTCGTCGGAGTGCAGACCGGTGCGGCGAACGCCCACCCGAACACCCCCGGCGACTCCCCCTCCGCCTCAACCCGCACCTCCTCGCCCGCCTTCAGCAGCGCCTCGGCGCGCACCGCCGCCATCAAGTCGGCCCAGTCCGACGTCTCCTCCGCCGCCGCGACGCTCGGCCTCGGCGCCAAGGAGAAGCTGATCGTCCGTGACGTCATCAAGGACGCCAACGGCACGGTCCACACCCGCTACGAGCGCACCTACGACGGTCTGCCCGTCCTCGGCGGCGACCTCGTCACCCACACCGCCGCGAGCGGCAAGCTCAAGAGCGTCACCAAGGCGACCAAGGCCCGGATATCCGTGCCGTCCACGACGGCGAAGATCAAGACCGCGGCGAGCGCCCGCAAGGTGATCTGGGCGGGCGACGGCAAGCCCGTCCTCGCGCTCGAGTCCGTGAAGACCGGGGTGCAGAAGGACGGCACC
It encodes the following:
- a CDS encoding TerD family protein encodes the protein MAVSLSKGGNVSLTKEAPGLTAVTVGLGWDVRTTTGTDFDLDASAIAVNAAGKVFSDGHFVFFNNKSTPDQTIVHTGDNVTGEGEGDDEQINVNLAGLPADIDKIVFPVSIYDAETRSQNFGQVRNAYIRILNQAGGSEIARYDLSEDAATETAMVFGELYRNGAEWKFRAVGQGYASGLRGIAQDFGVSL